CATGTAATGGCGCAGAAGCGATCAAATTTGTCAACAAAATCAAGCCTGACGTTATCACAATGGATTACTATCTCCCGGATGCGACTGGTCTGCAAGTGGCACGCGAGATAATGGAGACAAAACCAGTTCCAATCATAATTGTCAGCGCGACCTGGACTGCAGATCAGTATTCGGAAGCTTTCAACCTCATGGAAGCAGGCGCAGTCGGTACCATGAAAAGACCACCTGGACCAGGACATAGCGAACACGAGTCACTGGCGAAGGAGTTGGTACAACTGATCAAAAGCATGTCTGAGATCAAAGTTGTAAGACGCTTGCCCAAGTTCAAGGGCAAGCAATTCGAGGCAGCCCAGATCCCGTTTTTAGCTCGCCGTATCGTGGCTATCGGCGCAAGCACGGGCGGACCTCCAGTGCTCGACACCATTCTCAGTCAATTGCCGGCAGACTACCCGTATCCAATCACAGTGGTTCAGCACATTGCCGACGGATTTTTAGATGGTCTGGTAAATTGGCTTCAACCCAAGTGCAAACTAAAAATCCATATTGCAACAAACAATCAAGCGCTTGAGCCCGGGCACATTTACATTGCTCCTGACCGTTTTCATCTCGG
This is a stretch of genomic DNA from Candidatus Melainabacteria bacterium. It encodes these proteins:
- the cheB gene encoding chemotaxis-specific protein-glutamate methyltransferase CheB, translated to MIKVLIVEDSIAAQQLLTHILNGEPGIQVIGTACNGAEAIKFVNKIKPDVITMDYYLPDATGLQVAREIMETKPVPIIIVSATWTADQYSEAFNLMEAGAVGTMKRPPGPGHSEHESLAKELVQLIKSMSEIKVVRRLPKFKGKQFEAAQIPFLARRIVAIGASTGGPPVLDTILSQLPADYPYPITVVQHIADGFLDGLVNWLQPKCKLKIHIATNNQALEPGHIYIAPDRFHLGVTAQEQTMLSTAEPEHGIRPSVCYLFRSIAKIYGSRAIGILLTGMGKDGAEGLKLMRENGAITIVQDKDTSAVFGMPNEAIKLGAAQFILPPDKIAQSLILQQTSDQQKR